The Candidatus Methylacidiphilales bacterium genome segment ATATGCCATAGAAAATTTGAATAAAAAGCTTCCTCTTCAAGAAATATATCGTTATGAAAACGAGAGTGATATATCTACATTCACAGAAGACGTTGTTAAATATTTAAAAACTCCCACTGCTAGACCATCGCCAATCACATACAAAGATGTCCACTTTATAAAAATAGAAGGCTCCCCAAATACTATTACGAGTAAAATCGCTCAACTTATTGAACTAGAAACGGATAAAAATAAAAAGCAAAAAGTGTGCATTCTTAGTCCTTCTATCAACGATATGCTCATCAACAACTTATCCCTAAAATTAAACAAGCAGAATATTACACACGAAATAATAAGACCTTCTCGGCCTTTAATTAGCTCACCTCTTATACGATCACTATTGGTTTTGTCTAACTTGGTCTATGAAAGCCAACCAAATAATGTGGATGTCTCAGATTTAGCGCGCGCATTATATAATATATTCAACATAGACGTTTTCACGGCACAACTCATATCTGAAAATATTACCAAAAATTCGTTTAATGATTTAATCTTACATAATATAGATGGCAGCTATATTAAAATAGTCGAGGGGTTGAAACAAATAATGGTTCGATATAAAGGTCAGCAAGAAGATATATCCAAATTCTTCAGCGAAATTATGGCTTTGGTTGATGAATTTAGAACAAAAAATAAAGTTGAGGCGATGGAAGAAACAAAAGAAGCCATGATGTTAATCTCATTGGCGAAACAATTTGAAAGGTCCAAGAAAAAACTAGACGATAACCCTCATGATATAGGGCGATTATACGTTGATGCACTCAAAAATGGATTTCTTCCATCTACTATGCACACAGATCTCAGCCCGCTTGATGAAAATAATATACCAGTCTGTATAACACCAATTACTACATTTCTTAATTATGATTCTCAAGCAAATATACAAATATGGTTAAACGTAAGTTCACATGGATGGGTGTCTGATATCTTCAAGCCTTTTACCCATCCAGAAGCATTCTCTTTCGCATATGACCACAAAGTGTGGGATAAAAATAGATGGCATATTTATTATATAGACAAATTATGTGAGAATATCCTCGCGCTAGGAACAAGATGTTCACATAGACTTTATATTATAGACTCACGATCAACATTATGGCATAACTCAGAAGAAAATGCTTTCACTCAAGCTCTTCAGCGTGTGATTATCCCTAAGAGTTTTGATGAGGTTATGGATATGTTTTCAGACGATAAAAGGTTTGATTATAATTATCAATCATCTCGCTAGCATAAAGGTTTTAACTAGTGGTCTGGTTTGATTTAGTGAAAATTATTAACACGGCTTTAATAAAAATATGCCCAAAGTCAAACGACTTTTAATATTACCAATATATTTTGTAACCTACATGCGTCTTTCTAAATAAATATATCCATCGTGATATTGTCTAGAGAACACAACGTAATACCAGATCTCACCTAAGGACTGCAAAGAGGAGAAAGTGTAATAAACTTGAAGACAATATGTCATAAATTAGCATGGCTTGTCTCAAGCCAGTCAGACAATGGATTGCTGCTAGTAAAAATGAGTGAGTTAATATGAAAATATGAATAAAAAGACTTAAATAATGCAACAGCACAAGTCTGAAATGCGCGTGTCGTTTGACCCTCATTTTCTGTAACAATATTTCGTTGTAAGACAAAATCTTGTCTAAATCATCGTGCATTACACCATCGCTGAGTGTAGGTGTCGCAATAAAAATATTTATTGCTGAAGGCTTTTCATAGTTCATTATCAAGAGTAACCAGTTGCTTGTCTATTGAAACCAAAGAATTGTGTGAAAGAAATCACCAAAGGACGCAATAATTAAGAATTGGCATTTGACGCGCATACAATTCAAAAGTTATGGAAAGTAAGACTATATAAATAAATATTTTCCAGCAAGAGATAATCAATATATTCTAATTAGCTTTGAATTAGATAACAGGATTATGAATAAACTAATAGGCAAGATGAAGATCGGAAGCCTATCATACATATGCAATATTTTGTGATCTTGCTGGGATTATATCTTTATCGCAAGTCATAAAATCTTATCAATCCATATGCATATATGTGGTAGAATAATTCCATGAAGAATATCATGGCAATATTTTTCATCTCCATTTCTTTGTTTTTCTCGCCGGGTAATGTAGTTGCTCAGAATCCGATCCCATCTGATACAAACCAAAATCAAGGGGGCAATAACACAGGAATTTCTTCCACAACAATTACTTCGGAATCCAATCAAAATGCGCCACAATATCTATTGTTCTCTCAGGGAATTATCGAATTAGAATCCGTAATCAGAAGTATAGTCGGTCCAGAGCTTATCTTTAATCGGCAATTTGATCCTCTTAGGAACGTAAATATAATATTTAAAATTATTAGAAGAATCCTCGGACGTATGACTTTCAACATTCGTTTGCCAGCTAATACTCTGAGAGGCGTAGTTGAAACGGCAATTGAAATATTTGCAGGTAACATACGCGAAAGTTCACTGGAGGCCATATCTTGGCAAATGCGGCTTTATACTATGACTGGTTTTCCTGATCGGTCAATTCTACAAACATATCCTTTTATTAATAGTGCTATTGAAGTAAGTAAAGCAATCGCAGGCGTTTTGATTGCAATAAGCATTATTCTAGGCATACTCGGCATTGCAGTTCGCATCCATGTGCCGATACAAACGAGCTTGATAAACTTTACCTCTTTGATATTTACCGCATTTATGTCCTTTATCGGAGTATTTATGAGCACAGAAATAATATTTATGCTAAACGATGGTATAAAAAGTCTTTTAAGTAATTCTTGTATTATGATGACAAATTGTGCTAATTTTACCTACATATCAACATGGCTAGTACCTGATCTTCGTGATGGCTTGTATGTATATTTTATCGGGTCTTTCAATTTAATGGTCATCGTTATTATATTATCTATCTCGCAAATCCTGAGATTCATCTTCTTTCCGATTATCCTTATTCTTACGCCTATTACAACGGCTGTTGATGCATTAACTCAACACGGATTTATGATGAGAACTATGGTGGTACAGTTTGTCCAGTGGGTTTTGAGTTATATATTTTTAAACGTTACGTTGATTATTGCTGCACAATATGCTGTTTCACTAAGTGGAGAAGAGGCAAGACTAGTTAAAATAGCAGCAGGCCTTGCAGCTGGCACTGTACTTTTAGGTCTAACTATAGACTATGCAGTTAACTCATTGAAAACAACGTTTAATTTAATAGGAGGCATTTTTGTTGGCATTAACCAAATGATAGAAACAGTAGCCAGCCTTGGAAGATAACAATAAAAACTTTAATCGCAGACTATAATAACAATTAAAAAGACACTATTATATTATATTTATTCAATTCGTATTTATTTTATCTGTAAATTGTAGCTATTAAGGTAAAATTAATTGATGCTCTGATCGGAGGTAAATAAAATTGGATGCTTGAAGCGGCCTAAAGAAATAAGCGAAAAACAATCAAACAAGGCAATAAGAGGCAATAACCAGTGTGGCAGACAGTAATACATGCACAAGGTTTGCGATCGTCATTTCATCAATCAGGCTAACCCAATCAGCTACCCCTTTTAAAATCTCGCATCAAGCCTTCAAGATATATCTGGGAGCTTACTGCTTCAAACGCATAGAAGCACAATTTACAAGTCAAGTTTACAATCTGTACTCAACCAGATCGTGTGCACCAGTAACCGCTCCTTGGTTACTTTACTCACATCCCATCACCGGTCGGTTGTTCTGACAACGTAGGAAGTAGTGAAATTACTTAAAGCAAGCACATATAGGTTGTTAACTATCTGTAGAACTGTGCAAAAATTTTGGCTTGGGTGATACTTACATGACTAAATTCTTATCGCGTGAAGTGAGCAGTTCACAGTGTTGAGTGATCATAAAGGAAACTGACTCATCACGCAACACGAGAGAAGAGTCGCGCTACGTGATGAGTCAGTATCGCGTTTGCATTGCAGAAACTATCTCCTCTGGCTTCCCTTCTCAATACTGTTGTATTGAGAATATATTGGTGATTCTCTTCTCCGTTGTTGGGGTAATGGTGTTTTTTCTGTAGGGGTGTTAGTCTGTTTGCTCAATCTCAGCAAATTGAAGGTCTTGATGATATTATCCACCCCGTCTTTTCCTTTAATGATGCAAACCCCTGTCGGCCTATAATATGTAGGTCGATCAACTGAGGGCAAATACCCTAGTTTCTCGGCTACGAATATAGGCCAGCCCACGATATTAAGAGGATCTTTCTTGAGCACGAAATTTATTCCTTCTACGCGAATAATGCTTTGGCAGCAGATCAAATTGATCTGTGTGTAGTTAGGGATAAAACTCCTAATATTCGTATCTCTGATTATAAAAAGGTTTTGCAGGATGTTCTTGGCATTATGTGCATACTGACTTGATTTCTTTACATGATCGATCAAGAAATTAATTGCATCTAATCTCTGTGAGAGTATCCACTTTGGATATTCAATAAGATATTTAGCCCACTGAGGTAGTGGTCCATATAACGACTCTACATGCGCCTCTGGGAAAGCCCCGTCATATTTTATCGTCGAGAAAACCACAAATCCATCGTTTCCTAGGATTTGCGGATCTATTGTTATACGTACTGTAGCCGTATAATCAACTTTGGTTAGTTGATGCGAAAAGGTCTTCTTTAATTCTTGTACTTGGACTCCGTCTTGCCTAGAGCTAAATATGCTTCCAGACATCATTACTTTTCTCATTGGCGATATTGATTGTACGACTTCGAATATCTTTATCTCTTTCTCCATTTTTTTCTCCCTTCTTTCTATAGGTTCAAAACTGATTATATTCAATTGGTTGCATATGTCAAGTAGGATTTAAAATGGCGGATAATTTATGTCTAAATACTGGCATAGCTCCATAGGCCATAGGCATCGTCTAAGTTGTATGTTTAAGGCGATTGCACTGATTTTTATTTTCGACATGGCAAGATTGTATCATATAATAAATATATTGAGCTCGCTATTTATTCGGGAGTGGCTAAACAAAAGTTGATACGAAGTCTCGGGGGTAGAAGCGATACCGCGGATACTTGCGCCGCGAGTCAGCCTGATTCCAACAACTCGCCAACAACCACATCCATAGCTCTAGGTGCTCCGCCTTCCGCGTGAAACACCGCGTCTGCCGACCCAATCGCTTCAGGTAGTGCCTCAGCTCAGCGTTGTCCCCCTCAACCGCATACGTCTGCGACTTGCCAGGCGCAACGACGTGCCCACCCCCCCGATAGTTCAGCTCCTGATACACCGAATGCCCATCGGTGCAATACGTCGTCATCTGTGGCGCGCTGTCGATTAGCTTCTGCATTGACTGAGCACTTAGCTCATCCGTCACCACAAAGCTCAAAAAGCACCGCGTC includes the following:
- a CDS encoding IS1 family transposase; this translates as TRCFLSFVVTDELSAQSMQKLIDSAPQMTTYCTDGHSVYQELNYRGGGHVVAPGKSQTYAVEGDNAELRHYLKRLGRQTRCFTRKAEHLELWMWLLASCWNQADSRRKYPRYRFYPRDFVSTFV